Below is a genomic region from Rhinatrema bivittatum chromosome 8, aRhiBiv1.1, whole genome shotgun sequence.
tatataaaataaataggtcTTTTCCTTTCAATGCAAAAACTATATATAATTAATCCAACAGATGTAATTAATCAGAAACACAAATTTAACTACTATTCCCAAAGGAAGACCTTTTAATATAATCCACTTCTACTCAAGCGCTTATGGTATGCCTGGGATCTGATGAGTGGGGAAGGCACATTACAGTTTTGTTCAACTGTCTCTGTCCCAGTCTTAAATCAAATCCCTTATTTTTATGATAATTTAACTTTCAGTAAATCTATAATAAAGGATTGAATTATTTTGCTTCTCCTATTTTAAGTGGTGTTGACTTCATATCCTGAACGTATGTCTATAATACAAATAATTCCTAAGTAATCTTTAATGCACAAATGTAAACACTACTTCCAAAGTTGACTTCAAGCAAGCAAAAGGCTATGTAATCTTTCCTACCAGAGTATAAGGGCGGCTGTTTTCACTGTGTACTACTGTTTTACAAGCCTTCGACATTCTAGGCCCCTGCCTGCCTCATGCACTGTTGAAAATATGCAGATGTCACTGTTAACAATGCCTATATTCCTAATTCAATGCCAATTGAaatcaaaaaggggaaaaatgttCAGTACATTTGTTTGTGAAGATCAAAGTCAGTCAATGGCTTCAGCCGGCCAGTTCATCTGTTTTAAGAAGTCGAGTTTGCCATACTGATCTCGACCATAACATTCTAGTTCCAGCCCTGGGACTGTGGATCGCCAGCCAATAAGTCCTTGTGTGGTTTGAGGAACTGGAGGAGATGGTTTAACCTGGAAATAACAGAAACAACATAAGCGTTTCTTTCTATgttgaaaacataaaatataaacagagaatatgacgGCAGATAATGGACACAAAGTGCATTGAACTTGTCTGATTTTCCTTCTTGCTGCATTATCATTGGTTCTACTTGATCTCCAGGTTTCTCCTCACAGATgcattgagttagtccaataaaaaggtatcacccacagcttgtttgttgacccttatttctacatattggagtagactaacatggcaactttcctcctttccctgAAACGTAGGATCCCTTTGTGTTTCTTCTATGCTTTCTTGCATTCTGTTACTGATTTTgcctccactaccctctctgtgaagaaatagttccttaTATTACTCCCAATCTCATGGCCTCTTAGCTTCATCCATCACCATTTATTCTACAATTCCTTTTCACAAAACAATGCTTGTCTCCTATGCATAATTTCTACCTCTGAAATATATGTGTCCCAATTATATTCCCCCATTGCTTTTCTCTCTAGACTtaacatatttaggtccttggTCTCTCCTTACTGGTTTTATGGTGTagactgcaccattttggtagccttcttCTGAACTGTCTCAACTCTGTCTACATCCTTTTGGAGATGttgcctccagaactgaacctcATACTTCAGCTCGGGTCTAATAATACTGTGTGATTTTGTGATTCTCAGAtgaatgcaaggtgatgcatatagggaaaaataatccatgctttagttacacaatgttaggttccatattaggagctaccacccaggaaagagatctaggcgtcatagtggataacacagtgaaatcattggttcagtgtgctgcggcagtcaaaaaagcaaacagaatgtagggaattattagaaagggaatagtgaataaaacggagaatgtcataatgcctctgtatcgcgccatggtgagacccccaccttgaatactgtgtacaattctggttgtggcatctcaaaaaagatatagttgcgatggagaaggtacagagaagagtgaccaaaatgataaaagggatggaacagctcccctaagaggaaaggctaaagaggttaggcctgttcagcttggagaagagacggctgagggggggatatgatagaggcctttaagatcatgaaaggtcttgaatgggtaaatgtgaatcggttatttcctctttcagataatagaaggattagggcgattacctgaagttagcaagtagcacatttaaaactaatcggagaaaataccttttcactcaatgcacaattaagctttggcatttgttgccagaggatgtggttagtctagatagtgtagctgggtttaaaaaaggtttagataagttcatggaggagaagtccattaattgctattaatcaagtgtcttagaaaatagccactactattaattgcatcagtagcatgggatcttcttagtgtttgggtacttgccaggtacttgtaacctggttttggcctctgttggaaacaggatgctgggcttgatgcacccttggtctgacccagcatggcaatttataaTGTTCCCAAGGCATGTTACAATGACAAGGAAAAGCATTCTCAATCAAATTCTCTATATTAGGAGCAAAATAACATTGAGACGGTAAGATTCAAACCACATTcgtcagcccgcacccagggacacggccattttatcacatatgcacgcatatgtgcgAATGCTTTAAAATAAGCTTTAACagctttcactccccccagtaatccctgacccttaaaaccttatcaagctgcctctttttttttattttataacttacaaggcacccatagcagaagtaaagttacgcagcaggggaccctttCACGTGCCGgatcatgtaagtatttatgtgcacattttagatTCACGCTATGAAATGCCCATGCccgcttttgaaaatttctgcgATGTGCAAGCTTCGGGAGATACCTAcgtatctcagcagcttttaaaaccgCCCGGCACACGCGAGCCTGacttattcacacatcccctaattaacgcgcgcatcgggcttttaaaattcacctttaagtatgGCCAGATTTGCCGACATTTGTGGATGTTAATgtataggaaaattaggttcttacctttgctaattttcgttcctgtagtaccaaggatcagtccagactgctgggttatgcctcccctccagcagatggagtcagagagaaaactgaagacactccccagatatactggtgtgccacctgcgatccttcagtatatgtgatatcaaagcagaaacgAACGACAGGACCACTGTAGCCATTGTCAAAGTCATCAAAATATGTTAGTACCCATTGAGCAGAACAAGTAAAAACTTCCTTGAGAAACAAGAACAACAAGGAACAAACATGACCACAACAGGACAACCAAAACGGTGTAGAACAACCCAAACTAAGGTCAACTTACCGTGGAAACTGGACCACGATCCGTAAGAATCTGACACCGAGAAAACCTGaaatacgagcggactcccagaaaacttgggcgggcgtctggactgatccttggtactacaggaacgaaaattagcaaaggtaagaacctaattttcctttccctgtacgtaccaggatcagtccagactgctgggatgtacccaagccgccttaaatgggatgggaccccgagagtcccgctcgaatcacactgctgccaaaagaagcAGCCGACGGCCCCCGAACATCTACGCGAtaatgtcgagcaaaagtatgcaacgacttccaagtggccgccctacaaatctcctgggtAGAGACCTGAGTACTCTCAGCCCAGGAAGACGCCTGTGAACGGAGGGAGTGGGCCTTAAGCCCGTCCGGAACGGACTTACCATACCCAATGTACGTGGATGCTATCGAGCACTTCAGCCAGCGGGCAATAGTAGCTTTTGAGGCCTGTAAACCCTTTTTGGGCCCCTGCCAcaacacaaacaggtgatctgaccGCCGAAAATCATTGGTGACTTCCAAATATCGCAAAAGCACTCGACGAACATCCAAACGCTTCAAGTCGGAACCGTGAGAAGACTGCAGCTCCTTCTCCGAGAAGGACGGCAAGTCCACCGACTGATTCACGTGAAAAGCCgatacaaccttaggcaagaacgaagGAACCGTACGTAACGACACCCCTGAGGCAGAGATAcgcaagaacggctccctgcACGAGAGCGCCTGTAGCTCCGATACCCGACGCGCGGAGGCTATGGCCACTAAGAACactgtcttgagggtgagatcctttaaGGAGGCTCGCCTCAGCGGCTCAAAGGGCGCGACGGTGAGTCCCTTGAgtaccaaattcaagctccaggaaggacaaggggctCTGAGTGGAGGACGTAAGTTCCGAACACCGCGCAAGAATCTGGCCACGTCCGGATGACATGCGAGAGAGGATCCTTCAAACTTTCCTCTCAAACAACCCAGAGCCGACACCTGGACTCGCAGAGAACTGTAAGCCAAACCCTTCTTCAGACCATCCTGTAGAAAAGTAAGGATATCCGCTATCGACGCACGACGAGGCTGAACTTGGGCGGTCGCGCACCAGCAGTCGAATGCTTTCCACACCCTGGCATAAGCAAGTGTGGTAGAAGGTCTCCGCGCGCGAAGCAAGGTAGAAATAAACCGGCTCCGAATAGCCTTTCTTTCTCAACCGCCGccgttcataagccaagccgccagacaaaagcgatccgctagatcgaaaaatactggtccttgaCGAAGAAGGTTCGGAAGGTGGCCCAACCGTAAGGGCCCGTCCCTGGCGAGATTgactaggtccgcaaaccacggtcttcttggccactcggGAGCAACTAGAATCACTGGTCCCTGATGGGATTCTAGACGCCTTAACACCTTGCCTACTAAGGGCCAGGGGGGGAACACATAGAGAAGGGTGTGACAAGGCCATGGAATCGCTAGTGTATCTACCCCCTCCGATCCGTGTTCTCACCTTCGGCTGAAAAAACGTGCTGCCTTGGCGTTGagccgagttgccatcaggtctaggCACGGCACTCCCCATCGCCGGGTGATGAGACTCATCGCttggtccgagagctcccactccccgggatccaagtaccgacgactgagataatccgcttgaacgttgtctacGCCCGCGATGTGAGTGGCCGCGATGCGGGCCAGgtggcgttccgcccaggccattaaCAAGGACGCTTCGACCGCCACCTGCTGACTTTTCGTGCcgccttgtcgatttatgtatgCTACCGTGGTCTCGTTGTCTGTCAGAACTCGAACCGCCCGGCCTCGTACCATTGGCAGAAATTGACGCAAGGCTAGGcgtactgccctggtttccagacggttgatggaccacgaaGCTTGGCGATGGGTCCACGTCCCTTGCACCGCACGGGATtgacagactgccccccagccggtcagactggcatccgtcgtcactatgACCCAAGGGGGGGGCTCGAGGTCCACTCCTTGCAAAAGATTGTCCGGGACCAACCACCAGCTTAAGCTGGACCGCGCCGGTTCTAACAGTGGCAACTGCACTCCGTAATCCTCGGATTTCTGGTCCCAGCGAGAAAGGAGAGCCCTTTGCAacggccgcatatgagcaaaagcccacggtaccatctccagagtagacaccatatgtccaatgacttgcaaataatcccaggccgtgggtaaCTGGAGATCTAGAAGCCGCTGCACCTGAAACATCAGATGCTCCATTCTCTGTCGGGTCAGAAATACCTTGCCTACCAGGGTATCGAAacgtgctcccaaaaattccaaccaTTGACTCGGAAGcagctggctctttgcaaagttgaccacccagcctagcgacTGAAGTTGTGTATcaccaatcggactgcccggttGCACTCGGTTTCCGATTTTgcccgtatgagccaatcgtccaggtagggatgtaccaatATTCCTTGACGTCGCAGGAAAGCGGCGACTACCACAAGAACCTTGGTAAACACTCGTGGCGCTGTAGCGAGGCCGAaaggaagggcacaaaactggtagTGTTCTCCCAACACCATGAATCTCAGATATCTCTGATGACGCTCCCGGATTCcgatgtggagatatgcctcggctagatccaaagaagccaaaaattctcccttgtggacggccgcaataacagaccttagagtttccatgcgaaaccggggaaCGTGCAAGGCCTTGTTTACtcgcttcaaatccagaatgggacggaacgtaccttccttctttgggactagaaaataaatggaatagcggcccgtTCTTGTCTCGTCCGGGGGGAACGGGTAGTATTGCCCCGAGGGCCCGTAAGTGGTTCACCGTTTCGGCTATAAGAAGTTGCTTTTCCCGAGGCCCGCAAGGGGATATCATAAAAAAGTCCCGGAGGGGTCGAGCAaagtccaactcgtaaccgtgatGCACCACGTcaaggacccattgatccaaagttattttgacccactcctcccaaaaccgggacaaccgacctccgatAAGTTGAACCGAGGAGTGGGCCTGCGCACCTTCATTGAGCTGGTTTGATGGCCGGGAAAGACTGCGAGGCACCCCCCCGGGGAGGCCGCCTAccacgaaaggaagaagaagaccaagATTGGGACCTTGCCGGTTGCTTCTGGGAAAAGGAGCCACCCCTCCCCATTCGGAACCGGCGCTGACCCCGAAAACGAGCTCTGGCATTTCCAAAAGACCAAGACTGACGCggtttgtcctctggcaacttgtaaACCTTATTATCACCCAGGTCTTTGATAAGTTGATCCAACTCTTCACCAAACAATagcttacccttaaaaggaaagGAACCTAGGCGTGCCTTGGAAGAAGCGTCCGctgaccaacgacggagccataGCAATCGCCGTGCGGAAACCGCGGAGGACATAATCCGAGCTGAGGTCCGcaacaaatcatacaaagcatccgctGTATAGGCCACCGCAGCCTCCACGCAGTTGGCTTGCTCCGCCTCTCCAGGTGGAAGCTCTTGGGAAgtaagcagctgctgaacccagcgcaggttggccctctgcactAGGCTGCTGCACGCCGCTGCCCGGACCCCTAGGGCCGCTACATCAAAAATGCGCTTGAGCAAGacctccagcttgcgatcctgaagatccttgagagcTATCCCCCCCGTAACGGGGATGGTGGTGTGTTTGACCACAGCCATCACCGCCGAATCCACCGAGGGGGTCTTTAGGAGATCCAGGGAGTCCGCCGGTAGGGGATACAGTTTCTCCATGGCCCTGCTCACACGCAGCGAAGCCTCTGGGACCTCCCACTCTTTGGAAACAAGTTGTAACACCTTATGATGAAAAGGGAACGTTTGAGGGGGGGCCTTCAGGCCCGCCGTGGCCACGTCCCCCGTGGAAGTGTCCGCATCCTGATGCGGGGCCGGAAGCTCCAACTCCTTCAATACATGAAGGATTAAAAATGCTAACTCCTCTTTGCCGAACAAGCGGCGCACCTGGGGGTCGTCCCCTTCAACCAATGCCGGATCGCCCCCAGCGAACGAATCCGGGTCCCCCTGAGGCTCTGGTAATCCTGTAGCCGGCGGGCGGGGGTCCTGAGCCCCCTGGTCCCCGCAGTCCCGCGGACGAGGGCCACTAACCCCCACGCtcccctgatcccccccaagCCTGGGaagcttgggagggggggggggtccatcaGCTTCCCATCCTGCCTCTGCCTGTaagaaagctttgtgcattaacagcacaaaATCTGCCGAAAAAGGCACAGACCTCTTCAAAGCTGCCTTACCTGCACcagaagggggaggggctgcCTCCTCATCCAAAACGGGCGGCGATTCTGTCATTAGACCggatggagagggaggaggggagaactcCTCCTCTGACGCTGATAGCTCCGGCTgcctcgtggccaagatggccgccgccctcCTCCCCGAGGGGGGAGGGGCCGAATATCGGGAGCCCGGCTGCTTGCTCTGCCGCGACGAGGAGGGAGAAGGACGGcagctgcgggcagcgctcggcccccccgagggtccctcgcccccgggaagacatcgggTGCAGAGACCCtcgcgggagagtcgcgcccccgcagGCCGAGcaggccgaagatcgcggcatcCTGGGCCGAAACGCAGGCGGCAGGTAAAAGCGCGCCAAAAAACAGAGGAGAGCAAACGTGGCTCGCAAAAAATGCGCCGGGTGAcccagccaccccctccggagtccgcAGAGGCACGGCAGGCCGGGGCTAGAAGTAAAAGCTCACTGCCTGTCACCAAAAGGTCTTAAGTGGCTCGAAGGCAGAAAAaggaaacttttatttatttttttttttttcaaaaccccCTTCAGGGTAAGGGACCCTGGGACataggggggagggtgaccggcccaccggtaatctCTCCCCCAACCTACTGGGACACTAATCCGGGTATTCCAAGAGGGCAatgccctctgtgcctgcccTGCCACTTAGCGCTGCGCTGTCGCTCTGCACTATCGCTGCGCCAAATACCAATGACAAACCTGACTGACAACACTGAACAACAAAGACTCGAAGGTAAGTCAGCACTTGTTCCAGTTCAAAAGAGCAAATCCCCAGCACAAATAACCTAACCgggacaggaccgcaggttatgcctctcaatctgctggagtcagaggaaatactgaaggatcgcaggtggcacaccagtatatctggggagtgtcttcagttttctctctgactccatctgctggaggggaggcataacccagcagtctggactgatcctggtacgtacagggaactggggTTTCTGGCACCAACTAGAAAACCATTTGACCTTTTGCTGTATGGCTGATGGATTCATCAATGTATTCAAAGAGCTGTCCACTACTTCACAGCGACTCATTTACCATTTTACAAGTATTGAACAGGATACTGCAATGAATCATCAAGCAATGTCTTTCCAATACAACAGAACTTGGAGCAACACTGGGAAGCTCCTGCTCAGTCAGTGACTAAGTGCTGACAGATTCCTGGGGATGATTCTTTGCTCTTTCATCACTGACTTTACTTTGGTTACGCCATCTCTGCAAAACATAAGGGTCTCTGCTTTACGACTATAACACCTGAAGGACATGTTTACGCAAAACAGTAtattcagtctgtttttttttgccagaacGAATTCACTTTGTTCTGTGGTCAAGGCTGAAAAATGCCTGTGAAATTTAGGAAGAATCACATCCTTGATAAAGATAATTGATACGCCCACTCAGTGACTAGCAAATACAGAAAATGAAATGTTCCACTTTTATAAGGATTTGACAGACTCAAGCACAAGCATAGACATGCACCCAGCAAGTGGAAGGATCCTCTGTTGCCATCCTAAAAATGAATGGGCATCATAGCAAATAAGTAGCTAGTTTTGTAAGGTAACTTTACAATATTGTACCAAGACAAAGATTTTCTTACTAGGCAAAATCTACAAAGAAAGTTGCAACTGGTACAACCACAGAAGTGCAGCCATTTCTTTTGTTTACTCCTAATCCTTGTTTTGCTTTCAGACTGGCTAGATAGCATCAATTATTTCTATGGAGCATTTTTTGgaattttatttccaaaatgaGATGTTTTTTATGCTCTGTGCCTGCAGTAAGCTCAGAAACAATTCTCTTTTTCACTGGAACGTTCTTCCCTTGTGAGCTTCAGAATTACCATACAATTTCATTGCTCCAGACAGTCGCACAAAACCAGTGCTGAGCACGGATCAGGTGGGACACCCTGCCCTAGCACAGCGGCATCATTAATGGAAAGGATAACGGCACTAATGTGGTATATAAATGTGAATTGTATCATTatgttatgaaatatttaaatgCAGTTGTGAACTGCTTCTGccaaatgtaagaaaaaaaaatctatatgcaAAATCTGCTTTCCATAGTTTTTATGCATCTTTGTAACAAACCTTTTACCTTTGTGTTTTCTTAGCATCCCATAAAAATTGCGTAGGTAGTAAGGGATTCTTTATAGAGAGCTCAGTCATATTTTACAACTAGTAAATTACagaaacccccccaaataacaataaataatagaCAAGCAATACTGTACTTAGCCACATGTGGAAGATCAATTGTGCATGTAGCTAACGACCTCTTTTTCCTATACACAGGACTATGTAGCTTAAAACCAAATTGGAATCTATTTGCGGTTTGCGTTTCAATCCAAGTAAAGAAGGTTATATAAGAAATCCTAACATGCTTTCTGACTGCAGGCAGGGTGAAAGCACGTTTTTGAATGGGGGTAGGGGTCcgcattcacattttttttttttgtcatcgcTCAATACAAGAGAGCAGGGCTAAAGCTTTGGCGATACAGGTTTATAGGTGACCGAATCGGAATTAAAGCAGCAAGTTGTAAATTTTATGGTTTAAAgacagtggcaggcagcaggaaaaaCGCAGGTGTAAATGTGCACCTGCAGTGGTAAGGTAAGATGCATACAATAGTAACATCCTGTGGAAGCCTTCTGCCCATATGCAGTCTTATAGCAATGTGTTTTACTGTAGGAATTAATTGCAGTGAAACCTGTTAATTACGATCACCACCGGGCCAAAATTGCAAGTGCTTGACAGCTGCGGCTtctgttatatttttattatgtatcttTCAGCATGAGGTAGTGTACAACATGCGGGTGAATCATTGGGATATATTCAATAGGTAGTTTTCTAAGTGATGCTAATTAAAGCATTTTGGCTACTTACATGTCCACCTGACTGCAGCACTCAGGGAGAGCATCTGGCCTTCCCCACATATACTGGGCAGGTGGTCTTACTTGACACATGCTCCTAAAAATAGGATTCACTGTAATAGGTTCATTCCTCTGTTGTTATCTGACCTTAATATATTTTTCTATTGGGCTCCCTTGACGAACTTGCAGGTGCACTGGAACACTTATCTTcactatttctttctttttctcattttttatcaactaaaaaaaaaaaaaaaaaaaaaagaacataattttaaaacaaaccaaCAGCATCCAGGGGTGGAGAGCTCTAGGAGCTATACAGGTACTGGGAAAAGTGGGATTCTTTTCCCAGGGTGAGATTCTGTATAAACTTTTATTGGGTCAACATTAATATTACCCTTTCCGGAAGTGCTACTTCTACCGGAGGATGTCATATTGTTCATTTAATTGAGTAACTATACCACATGCCAGGCACTATGTTTCTGGTGAAGTCAGAAGTCTTTCTATTTGCAACCAATCTGGCAATTTTTATTGGCTAAGAGGGTCCTGGAGGCATTCGAAATCATGAGTCAAAGGTGACGTGGGTCTAGCGATAATCACCAGAACACAATAAGgttaatattcaaaactaaacctTTAAATGGCAAATTTGGAGTCAGATGaaaaacttgtgagttatccatctaaatggctcaGAATATTGacttcttttccattttatcatGCACATATACGCCAGGAATCCTTCTTCAAGTGTAAATGGCAGTCGCAGGACAAGGGGACCCCTGGATCCGGAAAACAGTGGCACTAGAGGCGGGAGGGAGAGGAAATGATACCATTCTTTATCGGCTGGTATCAGAGACAAGTTTCCACAGTTGGTATTGGGAGAACAATTCTGTGAATAATGAGATCTCATTATTTACAGATGTGACTGTTCTGCAAACTGTACGTACCAAAGAAGAGTGCACAAGAAGTAAAGACGTTGAAAGGCATCCTGTTAGCTTCCAATCTGTAAACTGTACATTTCAATCACTGACTCCCAGAATGTAGAATAAATCTGCCTGTCAGAAATCAGTGtttggctttatttattttttttttttacctcttcatATGGTGTGGTTAAAAATCCCCAATTGTATGCCCATTTCTTAGCTGCCTCTTTCTCATGTTCAACATGACTCTTCCTGAGGGAATGCGAGAacatgcatgtaaatcctcttaAAACCAAGCAGGAAACAAGAGATGAAAGTGCAGAGCATGCAGCTCAGCACTGGACAATAAAGCACCGAATTTTGTTCATTGGCTTTAATATTGAAAAAGTCTCTATTTgcatacctgcagtacctgaatgttattcactttgaagtgtcaaaaagcggaatataaaataacaaaaaataaatacatacattcaaTTCCCACCTAATTAATTCTTGTGCATATGGGTGAACCTGTGATGAGCCACACCCTTGTTCTAGGAGAATCCATGATACCATAATGCGGTTTACAGAGTCTGAAATTACCATCTGATTGGGTTAATGGTTATTGTGATACTTATGTAATAAAACATGCACAAGGCAGCAGTAATTTATTACCAAACTCTAAGATAACAATAGCACAAACTAATAAAATCAATGGAAACTATTGCAGTTATAAGAATCTAATACAGTGCTGTCTACCTTGATGTTATACTTCTTGAATGGCTGTGTTGAAAGTCTTCAGAATGTAATCCAAGTGTATCTTATTGGCTAAGTAAAACCCTGCTATTTAATACAAATCTGACTGTCACGGGGTAACATTAGCTCTGGAATGCAAAatggtaaatgacagcagaaaaagaccatccaccccatccagtctgaccactTGTACTGTCCACActgtcccagctgccagccacagagtgtgACCACTTGCAAGATTTCTCCATATCCAGAAGTCattttttgtcttcctcctttgtatCCACCATCTTGTAcaaaaaaagcatacaagatcccACTTAGTTCCCTTCAACACTCCATGgtaattttcttatttaaaaaaaaagtggcaccAGTTCAGGGTCAACAGCGAAGATGTTTAACTCCTTGCAAGAAACGGGACACAtccggatgggaagacaaaggtccTCCATTGACTCTTTCCCTGTTCAAGCCAGTGCTGCAATTTGAACCTTCAAGGTATTAAGGGCCAAACTCTTAAGCAAACTGTCCTGTAAAtgttccaaaatcaaaggaatatctaTCTTGAGTGGTTGAGTACCTtgctcagaacaccaggcctcaaagaccctccaacCTTTAAAGTAAACTAGAGAAATAGAAAATTTCTGGGCCGAAAGAAAAGTGAAAATTACAGAAGGTGAATAGTTGTGCTTCAACAGCCAAGCTCTTTCAATGGCCAAAACATAAGACAGAACTGACCCAGATCCACTAAAAGGATggtgttggtttgacttgcaatcttctgtacCAGCCTGCCTATCAAAGGCCAAGGCAGGAATGCATACAGCAGGGCACCATGTGGCCATTCCTGAATGAGAGCGTCTATGCCCATCACTTTTAGGTCCTGCCTGCAACTGCAGAAGCGTGGAACTTTTGTGGTGTTGAAGTTTATTAATAGATCTAGATCCAGTAGGTCCCAATGGTCCACCAGGTGCTGAAAAGCCTatccgccagctcccattctcctgggtccaagcttcccctgctgaggaaattggctctgatattgtccttcCAGCAATGTGAGAGGTGGATATGCATAGGAGATACTGCTCCATGTATACCATGAGCTCTTCTATCTCCTTCGACACCTgtcgactcttggttccaccaTGATGA
It encodes:
- the LOC115097126 gene encoding uncharacterized protein C20orf85-like isoform X1; its protein translation is MRRGRPRATEPAAGAGPGRRAWRTTPPTRRKSHVEHEKEAAKKWAYNWGFLTTPYEELIKNEKKKEIVKISVPVHLQVRQGSPIEKYIKVKPSPPVPQTTQGLIGWRSTVPGLELECYGRDQYGKLDFLKQMNWPAEAID
- the LOC115097126 gene encoding uncharacterized protein C20orf85-like isoform X2 is translated as MANNTTDKKVDVLTHDRMWKSHVEHEKEAAKKWAYNWGFLTTPYEELIKNEKKKEIVKISVPVHLQVRQGSPIEKYIKVKPSPPVPQTTQGLIGWRSTVPGLELECYGRDQYGKLDFLKQMNWPAEAID